Proteins encoded in a region of the Isosphaeraceae bacterium EP7 genome:
- a CDS encoding FG-GAP-like repeat-containing protein encodes MIRGRLRWIISAVFAVLVGGLVWMVVSSWMFESGLELARGQMDAQDFTEARPWLAAQMASGSSSPEVAYRLGVCAHAGKDIPAALAAWERVGPGSEWSTKAVLARAGTLVGNLGKFRDAETLLESTIESGATLGSDHEIRRTLAELYFWQGRRKDVCRLLEQGWPNTTDPTGDLRDHWRAETATTMFDKVASEVDQAGTLAPEDDRVWLSKASLALLSGHQAEAVAWLDRCIKKQPEDRAVWRARLDLAKGADDLEGVRLAMGHLPASALDEIERLSLDAWLLARHKDLAAERQALDALIAIAPGDAPAIDRLATLAVEAGDLERAKELRRRKSDLDAARDQYRDLMDRSLEPSQFLPLAMLAESLDRRFEARGWWTLRAAYSPQDPDPRAALARLREPAKASPPAPGQTLASLLEPAATPRTAPRSSVVSRAVAANVVPQFVDDAESAGLRFTFDNGKSPLRQIPETSSGGLGLIDYDGDGFLDVFAIQGGVFPPDPSRPNTGDRLFRNRGDGTFEDATERSGIAAMPRGYGHGVTVGDVDNDGHPDLFITRWRSYALYRNRGDGTFEDATEAWGLGGDRDWPTSSAFADLDNDGDLDLYVAHYLQWDADNPPLCPRVTNASAADRSDPGQNNNYCTPRPYAALPDHLFRNDGGKFVDVTSEAGIVDADGRGLGVVAADVDDDGLVDLFVANDTTANYLWHNLGGMKFEEVGMLNGVGCNAAGAFQAGMGTACGDMDGDGKPDLLVTNFYGESTTFFKNLGGSMFADNTAAIGLAAPSRYLLGFGIILLDANNDGHLDLATANGHVNDDRPDYPYDMPALLMTGGEGGRLTDVTRDAGPPWAVPRVSRGMVSGDLDNDGRQDAILLAQNSPIAYMHNRTPDDAGHFVTMALQGVRSNRDGIGASVVVRAGGRDRRVWRLGGGSFLSASDPRLHVGLGRSETVESIEIRWPSGQVDKVGPLPADRAYRLVEGSGTPVPLPSFKSSASEPASLPRN; translated from the coding sequence ATGATTCGAGGTCGACTCCGGTGGATCATCTCGGCCGTCTTCGCCGTGCTGGTGGGCGGCCTCGTCTGGATGGTGGTCTCGTCCTGGATGTTCGAGTCGGGCCTGGAGCTGGCCCGAGGGCAGATGGATGCCCAGGACTTTACTGAAGCCAGGCCCTGGCTCGCGGCGCAGATGGCCTCCGGGTCAAGCTCCCCCGAGGTCGCCTACCGGCTCGGCGTCTGCGCCCACGCGGGCAAGGACATCCCGGCGGCGTTGGCGGCCTGGGAGCGAGTCGGTCCGGGCTCGGAGTGGTCGACCAAGGCGGTACTCGCCCGCGCGGGGACGCTCGTCGGCAACCTGGGGAAATTCCGCGATGCGGAAACCCTGCTCGAATCGACGATCGAGTCGGGCGCGACCCTGGGTTCCGACCACGAGATACGCCGCACGCTGGCCGAGCTCTATTTCTGGCAGGGACGACGCAAGGACGTCTGCCGGCTCCTGGAACAGGGCTGGCCGAACACGACCGACCCGACCGGCGACCTCCGCGACCACTGGAGGGCCGAGACCGCGACGACCATGTTCGATAAGGTCGCCTCGGAAGTCGACCAGGCCGGGACGCTTGCCCCCGAGGACGACCGGGTCTGGCTGTCCAAGGCAAGCCTGGCCCTTCTGTCGGGCCATCAGGCCGAAGCCGTCGCCTGGCTCGATCGCTGCATCAAGAAACAGCCCGAGGACAGGGCCGTCTGGCGGGCCCGCCTGGATCTGGCGAAGGGTGCCGACGACCTTGAAGGTGTACGGCTCGCGATGGGCCACCTGCCGGCCTCGGCGCTCGATGAGATCGAACGGCTCTCGCTGGACGCCTGGTTGTTGGCACGCCACAAGGATCTCGCGGCCGAACGCCAGGCCCTCGATGCACTGATCGCGATCGCGCCCGGCGACGCCCCGGCAATCGACCGGCTCGCCACCCTCGCGGTTGAGGCGGGCGATCTCGAGCGGGCGAAAGAGCTGAGGCGGCGGAAGTCGGACCTCGACGCGGCCCGCGATCAGTATCGAGATTTGATGGACAGGTCGCTGGAGCCCTCCCAGTTCTTACCACTGGCCATGCTCGCCGAGTCGCTCGATCGTCGGTTCGAGGCCCGCGGATGGTGGACCCTACGGGCCGCATACTCTCCCCAGGACCCGGACCCCCGCGCGGCGCTGGCCCGGCTCCGAGAGCCTGCGAAAGCCTCCCCTCCCGCGCCGGGCCAGACCCTTGCGTCGCTCCTCGAACCGGCCGCGACTCCGAGGACGGCTCCTCGATCGTCGGTCGTCTCGCGGGCTGTGGCCGCCAACGTCGTCCCCCAGTTCGTCGACGACGCGGAGTCGGCCGGTCTCCGATTCACGTTCGACAACGGGAAATCGCCGCTCCGACAGATCCCCGAGACGTCGTCCGGCGGCCTCGGACTGATCGATTACGACGGCGACGGATTCCTCGACGTCTTCGCGATCCAAGGGGGGGTCTTCCCGCCCGACCCGTCGAGGCCGAACACCGGCGACAGGCTCTTTCGCAACCGGGGCGACGGCACGTTCGAGGACGCGACGGAGCGATCGGGGATCGCCGCGATGCCCCGGGGGTACGGCCACGGCGTCACCGTCGGCGACGTGGACAATGACGGGCACCCCGACCTGTTCATCACCCGATGGCGTTCCTATGCCCTCTATCGCAACCGGGGCGACGGCACGTTCGAGGACGCGACGGAGGCCTGGGGGCTGGGCGGGGACCGGGACTGGCCGACCTCATCTGCGTTCGCCGACCTGGACAACGACGGCGACCTCGACCTTTACGTCGCCCATTATCTCCAATGGGATGCCGACAACCCGCCCCTCTGTCCCCGCGTGACGAACGCATCGGCCGCCGATCGGAGCGATCCCGGCCAGAACAACAACTACTGTACCCCCCGTCCCTACGCCGCCCTGCCCGACCACTTGTTCCGCAATGACGGCGGCAAGTTCGTGGATGTGACGTCCGAGGCGGGGATCGTCGACGCCGACGGCCGAGGCCTGGGAGTCGTCGCGGCCGACGTCGACGATGACGGCCTCGTCGACCTCTTTGTGGCGAATGACACCACGGCAAACTACCTCTGGCACAACCTCGGCGGGATGAAGTTCGAGGAAGTCGGGATGCTGAACGGCGTCGGCTGCAACGCGGCAGGCGCGTTCCAGGCTGGCATGGGCACGGCCTGCGGCGACATGGACGGCGACGGCAAGCCCGACCTTCTGGTGACGAATTTCTACGGCGAGTCGACCACGTTCTTCAAGAACCTGGGAGGCTCGATGTTCGCCGACAACACCGCCGCCATCGGGCTGGCCGCCCCCAGCCGCTACCTGCTCGGCTTCGGCATCATCCTGCTCGACGCCAACAATGACGGCCATCTCGACCTGGCCACGGCCAATGGTCACGTCAATGACGATCGGCCCGACTATCCCTATGACATGCCCGCCCTGCTGATGACCGGCGGCGAGGGGGGGCGGCTCACCGACGTGACACGCGACGCGGGCCCCCCCTGGGCCGTGCCTCGAGTCTCGCGAGGTATGGTCTCGGGCGACCTCGACAATGACGGCCGCCAGGACGCGATCCTTCTGGCCCAGAACAGCCCGATCGCTTACATGCACAATCGAACACCCGACGATGCCGGACATTTCGTGACCATGGCCCTGCAAGGGGTCCGATCCAACCGGGACGGCATCGGCGCATCCGTCGTCGTCCGGGCAGGCGGCCGCGATCGTCGGGTCTGGCGGCTCGGTGGCGGGAGTTTCCTCTCGGCCTCTGACCCGAGGCTTCACGTCGGGCTGGGACGCTCCGAAACGGTCGAGTCGATCGAGATCCGCTGGCCGTCGGGTCAGGTCGACAAGGTCGGGCCGCTGCCCGCCGACCGCGCCTATCGTCTCGTCGAAGGGTCCGGCACGCCCGTCCCCCTCCCCTCGTTCAAATCATCGGCATCTGAGCCCGCGTCCCTCCCCCGGAATTGA
- a CDS encoding TolC family protein: protein MAALATSRAEGQAPTIGGDETRPPGSAGSRMGPAPGAGASSFMTIGGNDSSLGGGDSLLGGGAAILGPKVPSSIMQTGPQVTAPPSQGISAPAALPVGNTPLFGTLETPGAPEDLGPADGLTLQMAIERLVRENLDLRSKAYEIPQADADVLTASLRANPIFYADAQLIPYGQYTQQRPGGQTQYDINISHPLDLSRKRAARINVAIRARKVLEAQYQDAVRLQIANLHTAFVDVLAARETVRYAETSVNGLSRIQEITQTLQQKGENKTRADVDRVLIQVQAAEIGVLDAREQYSRAKRTLATLLNFPPEQTDNFEIRGTIRDEAPPPPPVDELIRAALQSRPDLNSYRLGIERAKSDVTLARRNAYQDAYLLAQPFTYQDNAPQGLKSATSYALGITLPIPVYNRNQGNIQRARLNITQTQIETVNLERQIINEVRAAESEYRVSRQAVERVESQLLPTARDLRDSLEQLFKGGEENLVVLLNGQREYNDAVKAFRDTAVRHRRSMLGVNNAIGQRILP, encoded by the coding sequence GTGGCCGCCCTCGCGACTTCTCGCGCCGAGGGCCAGGCTCCGACGATCGGCGGCGATGAGACGCGGCCCCCGGGCAGCGCGGGATCGAGGATGGGACCGGCCCCCGGCGCAGGGGCCTCGTCCTTCATGACGATCGGCGGCAACGACTCTTCGCTGGGCGGGGGCGACAGCCTGCTCGGCGGCGGTGCGGCCATCCTGGGGCCGAAGGTGCCCAGCTCGATCATGCAGACCGGGCCGCAGGTGACCGCGCCCCCCTCGCAGGGAATCTCCGCGCCGGCCGCCCTTCCGGTCGGCAATACGCCCCTCTTCGGCACCCTGGAAACACCGGGCGCCCCCGAGGACCTGGGACCGGCCGACGGCCTGACGCTCCAGATGGCCATCGAGAGGCTGGTCCGCGAGAATCTCGACCTACGCTCCAAGGCGTACGAGATCCCCCAGGCCGACGCCGACGTGCTCACCGCCAGCCTGCGGGCCAATCCCATCTTTTACGCCGACGCCCAGCTTATCCCGTATGGGCAATACACCCAGCAACGTCCGGGCGGCCAGACGCAATACGATATCAACATCTCGCACCCGCTCGATCTCTCACGCAAGCGTGCCGCCCGGATCAATGTCGCGATCCGCGCCCGCAAGGTGCTGGAGGCGCAGTATCAGGACGCCGTCCGGTTGCAGATCGCCAACCTGCACACCGCGTTCGTCGACGTGCTGGCCGCCCGCGAGACCGTCCGCTACGCCGAGACGAGCGTCAATGGTCTCTCGCGGATCCAGGAAATCACCCAGACCTTGCAGCAGAAGGGCGAGAACAAGACGCGGGCCGACGTTGACCGGGTCCTGATTCAGGTCCAGGCCGCCGAGATCGGCGTGCTCGACGCGAGGGAGCAGTACAGCCGGGCCAAGCGCACCCTGGCCACGCTCCTGAACTTCCCGCCCGAACAGACGGACAACTTCGAGATTCGCGGCACCATCCGCGACGAAGCCCCGCCGCCCCCGCCCGTCGATGAGTTGATCAGGGCCGCCCTCCAGTCGAGGCCCGACCTCAACTCATACCGCCTCGGCATCGAGCGGGCCAAGTCGGACGTCACCCTGGCCAGGCGTAATGCCTATCAGGACGCCTACCTGCTGGCACAGCCCTTCACCTACCAGGACAACGCGCCCCAGGGCCTGAAGAGCGCCACGTCCTATGCCCTGGGCATCACCTTGCCGATCCCGGTCTACAACCGGAACCAGGGGAACATCCAGCGGGCCCGCTTGAACATCACCCAGACCCAGATCGAGACGGTGAACCTGGAACGCCAGATCATCAACGAGGTCCGCGCCGCGGAGTCGGAGTACCGGGTCAGCCGGCAGGCCGTCGAGCGGGTCGAGTCCCAGTTGCTGCCGACCGCGCGTGACTTGCGCGACTCCCTGGAGCAGCTCTTCAAGGGGGGCGAGGAGAACCTGGTCGTCCTGCTCAATGGCCAGCGCGAGTACAACGACGCGGTCAAGGCGTTCCGCGACACCGCCGTCCGCCACCGCCGCAGCATGCTCGGCGTGAACAACGCCATCGGCCAGCGCATCCTGCCCTGA
- a CDS encoding DUF1559 domain-containing protein, translating into MSPKRRGFTLIELLVVISIIAVLIALLLPAVQSAREAARRAQCVNNLKQLGLAVHNYNSTNNALPILFGNFALSASGSTSGGFPDAGAGWWPLGWAVGLMGYVEQTALANSANYAFGASNGENATIANVRVASLVCPSEDMKSGPWIASSWTNYHANFGGPAPLASWSGPIVPTRSDPNNKPGFNNADGGATRNQGILGFESVTDGLSNTALFSEKLVGLNGYAAKAIPGTADGKRVQFQLSVASNRDSVNGGDEAQAFVAACKSIPATTKPAGDNTAWSGSCWTGSHAGTLHFNAYDHFMPPNSNSCVASNSYGGYPGGFNDAITATSNHSGGVNVTMADGSVKFIKDTVSLQTWWAVGTRNGREVLSSDAY; encoded by the coding sequence ATGTCGCCGAAACGCCGTGGCTTCACCCTGATCGAGCTGTTGGTGGTCATCTCCATCATCGCCGTCTTGATCGCCTTGCTCCTTCCGGCCGTGCAAAGCGCACGCGAGGCCGCCCGCCGCGCCCAGTGCGTGAATAACCTCAAGCAGCTCGGCCTGGCCGTCCACAACTACAACTCGACCAACAACGCGCTGCCGATCCTGTTCGGCAACTTCGCCCTCTCGGCGAGCGGGAGCACGTCGGGCGGCTTCCCCGATGCTGGCGCGGGTTGGTGGCCACTCGGCTGGGCCGTTGGCCTCATGGGCTATGTCGAGCAGACGGCCCTGGCGAATTCGGCCAATTACGCCTTCGGGGCGAGCAATGGCGAGAATGCGACGATCGCCAACGTGCGGGTCGCCTCGCTGGTCTGCCCGTCGGAAGACATGAAGTCGGGCCCGTGGATTGCCTCGTCCTGGACCAACTACCACGCGAACTTCGGCGGCCCCGCCCCGCTGGCCTCGTGGAGCGGCCCGATCGTCCCGACCCGCAGCGACCCGAACAACAAGCCCGGCTTCAATAATGCGGACGGCGGTGCCACGCGCAATCAGGGCATCCTCGGATTCGAATCCGTCACGGACGGGCTGAGCAACACCGCGCTCTTCTCGGAGAAGCTGGTCGGCCTGAACGGCTATGCCGCCAAAGCCATCCCCGGCACCGCCGACGGCAAGCGGGTGCAGTTCCAGCTCAGCGTTGCTTCGAACCGAGACAGCGTCAACGGTGGCGACGAAGCCCAGGCGTTCGTGGCTGCGTGCAAGAGCATCCCCGCGACCACGAAGCCCGCGGGCGACAACACCGCGTGGTCCGGATCGTGCTGGACCGGCAGCCACGCCGGCACCCTGCACTTCAACGCCTATGACCATTTCATGCCCCCGAACTCGAATTCGTGCGTCGCATCGAATTCCTACGGCGGCTATCCGGGCGGCTTCAATGACGCCATCACCGCGACCAGCAACCACTCCGGTGGCGTGAACGTCACCATGGCGGATGGTTCCGTCAAGTTCATCAAGGACACGGTCTCGCTGCAGACCTGGTGGGCCGTCGGCACCCGCAACGGCCGCGAGGTCCTCAGCTCCGACGCGTATTGA
- a CDS encoding sigma-70 family RNA polymerase sigma factor: protein MNDITRSDEHVIPGDVDEQSLVELFIRHRSRLRRMVHLRLDQRIQGRVDPSDVLQEAQIDILRRAGEYVANPTMTPFLWLRFLTAQRLTIFHRHHLGAKARDAGQEVSIYRGALPEASSVSLAAMLLGRLTSPTQAAHRAEMKLRLQESLNGMDPIDREVLTLRHFEELSNAETAEVLGISKTAACNRYFRALKRLKEILSGMPGFFTR from the coding sequence ATGAATGATATCACTCGATCTGACGAACACGTCATCCCGGGCGACGTGGATGAGCAGAGCTTGGTGGAACTTTTCATCCGCCATCGGTCGCGACTGCGCCGGATGGTCCACCTTCGTCTCGACCAACGTATCCAGGGCCGTGTCGACCCATCCGATGTCCTCCAGGAGGCCCAGATCGACATCCTCCGCAGGGCCGGCGAATACGTGGCCAATCCGACGATGACCCCCTTCCTCTGGCTCCGCTTCCTCACTGCCCAACGTCTCACGATCTTCCACCGCCACCACCTCGGGGCCAAAGCCAGGGACGCCGGCCAGGAGGTGTCGATCTACCGGGGGGCCTTGCCCGAGGCGTCATCGGTTTCCCTTGCGGCGATGTTGCTCGGACGCCTCACCTCGCCGACCCAGGCGGCTCACCGAGCCGAGATGAAGCTCCGCCTCCAGGAGTCGCTCAACGGCATGGATCCGATCGACCGAGAGGTCCTGACCTTGCGCCACTTCGAGGAGCTCAGCAATGCCGAGACCGCCGAGGTCCTGGGCATCAGTAAGACTGCCGCCTGTAATCGCTACTTCCGTGCCCTGAAGCGTCTAAAGGAGATCCTCTCGGGCATGCCCGGCTTCTTCACCCGCTGA
- a CDS encoding aldo/keto reductase — protein MSEPHTNPVDRRVFLQAGMAVTAATTGLGSGSAAAQEPKGVQKKKVLPTRVLGKTGVEVTLLNHGTVGEPAGLNRLLRAAYNEGVRYFDTAEGYKNSERVIGDWLTAMPEVRKSIFLATKSHVKTQSDMLKKLDERLAALKTDYIDLLFFHGLETNQTDWPKSKELKEAAEALKKTGKVKFVGFSTHDRMIAEQIQNAADGGFIDVIMLKYTPWLDKNAPLNKALDACHARNIGLVSMKQLAGQTEFTAERVPSIKAKGLTPAQGLLQAIWSDERFSASCVTLRNVEQVAENADAARRFEPLKQAEIDELRDAVLASNPTMCPGCDGRCSVAGGTKARLGDLARFYTYHESHGMRGVARESYAELPAEERDWKGADLVAAREACHHKIDFSSMLPEVDRLLS, from the coding sequence ATGAGCGAACCGCACACGAATCCCGTGGATCGCCGGGTGTTCCTCCAGGCGGGCATGGCGGTCACGGCCGCCACGACGGGCCTGGGAAGCGGCTCCGCGGCCGCGCAGGAGCCCAAAGGGGTCCAGAAAAAGAAGGTCCTTCCGACGCGGGTGCTGGGCAAGACCGGCGTCGAGGTCACCCTGCTCAACCACGGGACCGTCGGCGAGCCCGCCGGGCTCAATCGCCTGCTCCGCGCCGCCTACAACGAGGGCGTCCGCTACTTCGACACCGCCGAGGGCTACAAGAACTCGGAGAGGGTCATCGGCGACTGGCTGACGGCCATGCCGGAGGTGCGTAAGTCGATCTTCCTGGCCACCAAGAGCCACGTGAAGACCCAAAGCGACATGCTCAAGAAGCTCGATGAGCGGCTGGCCGCCCTCAAGACCGACTACATCGACCTCCTCTTCTTCCACGGCCTCGAGACGAACCAGACCGACTGGCCCAAGAGCAAGGAACTCAAGGAGGCCGCCGAGGCCCTGAAGAAGACGGGCAAGGTCAAGTTCGTCGGCTTCTCGACCCACGACAGGATGATCGCCGAGCAGATTCAGAACGCCGCCGACGGCGGATTCATCGACGTCATCATGCTCAAATACACCCCCTGGCTCGACAAGAACGCCCCGCTCAACAAGGCCCTCGACGCCTGCCACGCAAGGAACATCGGCCTGGTCTCGATGAAGCAACTCGCCGGCCAGACCGAGTTCACCGCCGAGCGCGTCCCCTCGATCAAGGCCAAGGGGCTGACCCCCGCCCAGGGCCTGCTTCAGGCGATCTGGTCCGATGAGCGGTTCTCGGCCTCGTGCGTGACCCTCCGGAACGTCGAGCAAGTCGCGGAGAATGCCGACGCGGCCAGGCGCTTCGAGCCCCTGAAGCAGGCGGAGATCGACGAGCTTCGCGACGCCGTCCTGGCCTCCAACCCGACGATGTGCCCCGGCTGCGACGGCCGCTGCTCGGTCGCGGGAGGCACCAAGGCCCGGCTCGGCGACCTCGCCCGGTTCTATACCTATCACGAGTCGCACGGGATGAGGGGCGTGGCCCGCGAGTCGTACGCCGAGCTGCCCGCCGAGGAGCGCGACTGGAAGGGCGCCGACCTCGTCGCCGCACGCGAGGCCTGCCACCACAAGATCGACTTCTCGTCGATGCTCCCCGAGGTCGATCGCCTGCTGAGCTGA
- a CDS encoding Rieske 2Fe-2S domain-containing protein, with translation MAEASNYVTVARVGEVAEGRAIPVKVDGRAIAVVLDEGIYYAIDDQCPHKGVPLCDGFVFGGTITCLWHGWRFKLADGRWMDSPRVRIGTYPVRIVGDEIQVSID, from the coding sequence GTGGCCGAAGCCAGCAATTACGTGACGGTGGCCCGGGTGGGCGAGGTCGCCGAGGGCCGGGCGATCCCCGTGAAGGTCGACGGCCGCGCGATCGCCGTCGTTCTCGACGAGGGGATTTATTACGCCATCGACGACCAGTGCCCCCACAAGGGGGTGCCGCTCTGCGACGGGTTCGTCTTCGGCGGCACGATCACGTGCCTCTGGCATGGCTGGCGGTTCAAGCTGGCCGACGGCCGGTGGATGGACAGCCCCAGGGTGCGCATCGGCACCTACCCGGTCCGGATCGTCGGCGACGAGATCCAGGTCTCCATCGACTGA
- a CDS encoding ABC transporter ATP-binding protein: MDLSKTYRSKSSPVEALRGLCMEVTRGERVALLGKSGSGKSTLLNLLGGLDHASSGELRVGGHDLERLDGRGLARFRSTTVGMIFQSFNLIPSRTAVENVELPMIFAGVSTRDRRDLARVALEKVGLSDRLHHRPAQMSGGENQRVAVARALVNRPSVVLADEPTGNLDSQTARQVMDLILDHVRENGATLVLVTHDEELAATCTDRVVRLKDGRLISRD; this comes from the coding sequence ATGGATTTGTCCAAGACCTACCGCTCGAAGTCTTCGCCCGTGGAGGCGTTGCGGGGCCTGTGCATGGAAGTGACGCGGGGCGAGCGGGTGGCGCTCCTGGGGAAGTCGGGCTCGGGAAAGTCCACACTTCTGAATCTCCTCGGCGGGCTGGACCACGCCAGCTCGGGCGAGCTGAGGGTCGGCGGTCATGACCTGGAGCGGCTCGACGGGCGTGGCCTGGCTCGGTTCCGGTCGACCACGGTCGGGATGATCTTCCAGTCGTTCAACCTGATCCCGTCGAGGACCGCCGTCGAGAACGTCGAGCTGCCGATGATCTTCGCCGGCGTCTCGACCCGAGATCGACGCGATTTGGCGCGAGTCGCACTCGAGAAGGTCGGCCTGAGCGATCGCCTGCACCACCGCCCCGCGCAGATGAGCGGCGGCGAGAACCAGCGGGTCGCGGTGGCCCGCGCCCTGGTCAATCGACCGTCGGTCGTTCTCGCCGACGAGCCGACCGGCAATCTCGACAGCCAGACGGCCCGGCAAGTCATGGATCTGATCCTCGACCACGTCCGCGAGAACGGCGCGACGCTCGTGCTCGTCACGCACGATGAGGAGCTTGCCGCGACCTGCACCGATCGGGTCGTCAGGCTTAAAGACGGGCGATTGATCTCCCGAGATTGA
- a CDS encoding ABC transporter permease — protein sequence MRTVDLLTLPIAALWQQKMRTVLTTLGVVFGAFVLAASLSIGEGVQETMARESRRNEVARRIDVYSKANPAEVKTGADEITVEGTLGKARRERLRKANAEKAQQANSIQARTVLSGSMLGKIAAIPHVDRVIPMTYSGGFAILGEKSVWTQVISARPDSEPIRRRLVAGRFFKAPDERAVVVSEFLAYRLGLTTDSDIDGLVGKKLRLEFRPQNLESGFRLVIMKSESGREERAALDKVVANLPGSLEKLGLSGPEVEVLRKGLGGQPAPEVFSEEYTVIGVTRPPSDEERIATWDYTQVESDVLLPYQTAADLYLRFPGSEVDGVNNAYVLVDDEKEVKEVVESLLGLGVQARAAIEFIERERLIYLLIFGGMTCVAGVALLVSSLGIANTMLMSVLERKREIGIMKAVGADDRHLLSVFLVEGALIGLAGAALGLLLAWGASFPADAWVRTMILRDLKVDLESSIFVFPAWIGATVVLFTVLVTTVAAYYPARHAAKVDPVTALRHE from the coding sequence ATGCGGACGGTCGACCTGCTCACCCTGCCCATCGCGGCGCTCTGGCAGCAGAAGATGAGGACCGTGCTGACCACCCTGGGCGTGGTCTTCGGCGCGTTCGTCCTTGCCGCGAGCCTGTCGATCGGCGAGGGGGTGCAGGAGACGATGGCGCGTGAATCTCGGAGGAACGAGGTGGCGAGACGGATCGACGTCTATTCGAAAGCGAATCCCGCCGAAGTGAAGACGGGGGCCGACGAGATCACCGTTGAAGGGACGCTTGGAAAGGCCCGCCGGGAACGGCTTCGCAAGGCGAACGCCGAGAAGGCGCAGCAGGCCAATTCGATTCAGGCCAGGACGGTCCTTTCAGGGTCGATGCTGGGGAAGATTGCCGCGATCCCGCACGTTGACCGCGTGATCCCGATGACCTACAGCGGCGGATTCGCAATCCTGGGCGAGAAGTCGGTATGGACGCAGGTCATTTCCGCCAGGCCCGACTCCGAGCCGATCCGGCGGCGTCTGGTCGCCGGTCGGTTCTTCAAGGCACCCGACGAACGGGCGGTTGTGGTCAGCGAGTTCCTCGCCTATCGCCTGGGGCTGACGACCGACTCCGACATCGATGGCCTGGTCGGCAAGAAGCTCCGCCTGGAGTTCCGGCCTCAGAATCTCGAGTCGGGCTTCCGTCTGGTCATCATGAAATCAGAGTCGGGACGCGAGGAGAGGGCGGCGCTCGACAAGGTGGTCGCGAACTTACCCGGCTCGCTCGAGAAGCTAGGGCTGAGCGGCCCGGAAGTCGAGGTCTTGCGGAAGGGCCTGGGCGGTCAGCCTGCACCCGAGGTCTTCAGCGAGGAATACACGGTCATCGGGGTGACACGACCGCCCTCGGACGAAGAGCGAATTGCCACGTGGGACTATACCCAGGTCGAATCCGACGTGCTCCTTCCCTATCAGACGGCGGCCGATCTCTACCTCCGATTTCCGGGGAGCGAAGTCGACGGAGTCAATAACGCGTACGTGCTCGTGGATGATGAGAAGGAGGTCAAGGAGGTCGTCGAGTCGCTGCTCGGCCTTGGTGTCCAGGCGAGGGCGGCGATCGAGTTCATCGAGCGTGAGCGGCTGATCTACCTGCTGATCTTCGGCGGGATGACGTGCGTGGCGGGCGTGGCGCTGCTCGTATCATCGCTGGGAATCGCCAATACGATGCTGATGAGCGTGCTGGAGCGCAAGCGCGAGATCGGCATCATGAAGGCCGTCGGCGCCGACGACCGGCACTTGCTGTCCGTGTTTCTTGTCGAGGGGGCATTGATCGGCCTGGCCGGGGCGGCGCTCGGCCTGCTGCTAGCCTGGGGGGCCTCGTTTCCGGCCGATGCCTGGGTCCGGACGATGATCCTGCGTGATCTCAAAGTCGACCTGGAATCATCGATCTTCGTCTTCCCGGCCTGGATCGGCGCGACGGTCGTGCTCTTCACCGTGCTGGTAACGACCGTCGCCGCGTACTACCCGGCCAGGCACGCGGCGAAGGTCGACCCGGTCACGGCCCTGCGGCACGAGTGA
- a CDS encoding TIGR00730 family Rossman fold protein, which produces MDPAMPDRPHICVFCGSSRGANPAFVEAARAVGTSLATRGIGLVYGGGRVGLMGEVADATLTAGGRVVGVIPEALSLKEISHEGLTELHVVRGMHERKALMAARPSAFLTLPGGIGTYEEFFEILTWAALGLHRRPIAVLNIAGYFDPLLALLDAAVDQRFLRPEHRRQILVLSDPHDAVDQLLTHVPEDAGPIWKDLEQS; this is translated from the coding sequence ATGGACCCCGCCATGCCAGACCGCCCGCATATCTGCGTCTTCTGCGGCTCCTCGCGCGGGGCAAACCCCGCATTCGTCGAGGCCGCGCGAGCGGTGGGCACCTCGCTGGCAACGCGCGGGATCGGCCTGGTCTACGGCGGCGGCCGCGTCGGACTGATGGGCGAGGTCGCCGATGCCACGCTCACTGCGGGCGGTCGCGTGGTGGGGGTCATCCCCGAGGCCCTCTCCCTGAAGGAGATCAGCCACGAAGGGCTCACTGAGCTGCACGTCGTGCGTGGCATGCACGAGCGCAAGGCGTTGATGGCCGCCAGGCCCTCGGCCTTCCTGACCCTTCCAGGCGGGATCGGCACCTACGAGGAGTTCTTCGAGATCCTGACCTGGGCGGCCCTGGGCCTGCATCGCCGGCCGATCGCCGTCCTGAACATCGCCGGCTACTTCGACCCGCTGCTGGCGCTGCTCGACGCCGCCGTCGACCAGCGATTCCTCAGGCCCGAGCACCGCCGCCAGATCCTCGTCCTGTCCGATCCGCACGATGCCGTCGACCAGCTCCTGACCCATGTGCCCGAAGACGCGGGGCCGATCTGGAAAGATCTTGAACAAAGCTGA